The Ascochyta rabiei chromosome 5, complete sequence genome has a segment encoding these proteins:
- a CDS encoding Cysteine dioxygenase: MPGRTAEPTDRFQALVQALSDKLGPCSGIDSDDVDEKELQQLMEDYISDESEWEKYSMAQPNTAYTRNLVDKGNGKSNLLLLVWAPGRASPIHDHANAHCIMKILKGSLTETRYAWPTVDLNNSEDRHMQVISEKTYQADQVTYMSDKLGLHRISNPDKDNYAVSLHLYTPPNAAVYGCNVFNEANGRSTHMAKCTVFSEYGSQVCEARF, encoded by the exons ATGCCTGGTCGCACAGCGGAACCCACCGATCGCTTTCAGGCTCTCGTTCAAGCGCTGAGCGATAAGCTCGGTCCGTGCAGCGGTATTGATAGCGATGATGTCGACGAGAAAGAACTACAACAACTGATGGAGGACTACATCTCGGATGAGTCGGAATGGGAGAAGTACTCGATGGCACAACCGAATACAGCATACACACGGAACCTGGTTGACAAGGGCAACGGCAAAAGCAACTTG CTGCTACTAGTGTGGGCACCCGGCAGGGCCAGCCCTATTCATGA CCATGCAAACGCGCACTGCATCATGAAGATCCTCAAGGGTAGCCTCACCGAGACACGCTACGCATGGCCTACCGTCGACCTCAACAACTCCGAGGACCGTCACATGCAGGTCATCTCCGAGAAGACGTACCAGGCCGATCAAGTCACGTACATGTCTGACAAGCTGGGTCTCCACCGCATCTCCAACCCAGACAAGGACAACTACGCTGTCTCCCTGCACT TGTACACCCCGCCTAATGCAGCAGTATATGGCTGCAACGTCTTCAACGAAGCGAACGGGCGCTCAACGCACATGGCCAAGTGCACCGTCTTCTCCGAGTACGGGTCGCAGGTTTGCGAGGCGCGGTTCTAG
- a CDS encoding GTP-binding protein rbg1, with amino-acid sequence MSTTVDKIKEVEAEMARTQKNKATSYHLGQLKAKLAKLKRELLEPSGGGGGGGVGFDVARTGVASVGFIGFPSVGKSTLMSRLTGQHSEAAAYEFTTLTTVPGQVMYNGAKIQILDLPGIIQGAKDGKGRGRQVIAVAKTCHLIFIVLDVNKPLTDKRVIENELEGFGIRINKSPPNIVLKKKDKGGINITSTVPLTHIDHEEIKAVMSEYRMANADIAIRCDATVDDLIDVIEAKSRSYIPVIYALNKIDAISIEELDLIYRIPNACPISSEHGWNIDELLEQMWDKLTLCRVYTKPKGRMPDYSAPVVLRSTACTVEDFCHSIHKTIVEQFKHAIVYGKSVKHQPQRVGLSHELADEDIVTIVKK; translated from the exons ATGTCGACCACAGTGGACAAG ATCAAAGAGGTCGAGGCCGAA ATGGCCCGTACCCAGAAGAACAAGGCGACCTCGTACCATTTGGGACAACTGAAGGCCAAGTTAGCTAAGCTCAAGCGGGAGCTGCTCGAGCCcagcggtggcggcggcggtggtggtgtcgGTTTCGATGTCGCAAGAACTGGTGTGGCCAGTGTAGGCTTCATTGGTTTCCCGTCCGTGGGAAAGAGTACGCTCATGAGCAGATTGACCGGTCAACACTCTGAAGCTGCCGCATACGAATTCACAACGCTCACGACTGTCCCCGGTCAGGTCATGTACAACGGTGCTAAGATCCAGATCCTCGATCTTCCCGGTATCATCCAGGGCGCCAAGGACGGAAAGGGTCGTGGTCGGCAGGTCATTGCAGTAGCAAAGACGTGCCATTTGATCTTCATCGTCCTGGACGTCAACAAGCCCTTGACCGACAAGCGCGTTATCGAGAACGAGTTGGAAGGCTTTGGCATCCGAATCAACAAGAGCCCACCGAACATTGTGCtcaagaagaaggacaaggGCGGTATCAACATCACCTCTACAGTGCCCCTGACGCACATCGACCACGAGGAGATCAAGGCTGTCATGAGCGAATACCGTATGGCCAACGCTGACATTGCTATTCGATGCGACGCAACCGTTGACGACCTCATCGACGTCATCGAGGCGAAGAGCAGAAGCTACATCCCTGTCATCTACGCGCTGAACAAGATTGACGCCATCTCGATCGAAGAGCTGGATCTCATCTACCGAATCCCCAATGCCTGTCCCATCAGTTCCGAGCACGGCTGGAACATCGACGAGCTACTGGAGCAGATGTGGGACAAGCTCACCCTGTGCCGTGTGTACACCAAGCCCAAGGGCAGGATGCCTGACTACTCTGCACCTGTCGTGTTGCGGTCGACTGCCTGCACGGTCGAAGATTTT TGTCACTCCATCCACAAAACCATCGTGGAGCAGTTCAAACACGCCATTGTGTACGGCAAGTCTGTCAAGCATCAGCCTCAGCGTGTTGGATTGTCTCACGAGCTTGCCGACGAAGACATCG TCACCATCGTGAAGAAGTAA
- a CDS encoding RNA polymerase II mediator complex subunit, with product MNEAGPDAIVAVERQLKDIVQTLYNLIVQAYDHHGSKTQDAMKREIQSLIQNLVKLSQTAPSVHIDVPPEVTNYVESSRNPDIYTREFVELVQRTNQMLKGREEAYRFLQEQVAWQLSNAVPELRNDVIKVVEATGGKVPT from the exons ATGAATGAAGCAGGTCCTGATG CTATTGTGGCCGTCGAGAGGCAGCTAAAAGATATTGTGCAGACACTTTACAACCTAATAGTTCAGGCTTACGATCATCATGGAAGCAAGACTCAAGACGCCATGAAGCGTGAGAT CCAGTCGCTTATTCAGAACCTTGTGAAGCTGTCACAGACGGCACCCTCAGTACACATCGACGTTCCTCCAGAGGTCACAAACTATGTGGAGAGTTCTCGAAACCCTGATATCTACACTCGAGAGTTCGTCGAGCTGGTCCAACGTACCAACCAGATGCTGAAGGGTCGTGAAGAGGCGTACCGTTTTCTGCAAGAACAGGTCGCGTGGCAGCTCTCGAACGCGGTACCAGAGCTGAGGAACGATGTTATCAAGGTCGTCGAAGCCACTGGTGGCAAGGTTCCCACTTGA
- a CDS encoding RNA helicase, translated as MAHDDSEFSSSDEEILEHQVGSRKRRKLSPSAEDSDQSSEGAQTAAPAPVQPVSTISRIKTKSRSSQNETQTSASLRPSGPPTKEKLSFASIDVAPWLVASLSSMEIKRPTGIQAACIPEILKGRDCIGGSRTGTGKTVAFSVPIMQKWAEDPVGIFGLIITPTRELAIQIFEQVKAISAPQSMKPILITGGADQREQAINLASRPHIVVATPGRLAEHIKTSGEDTICGLRRVKFVVFDEADRLLTPGKGSMLPDLETCLSVVPPPTQRQTLLFTATVTPEVLALKEQPRPGRPPIFVCEVDTEELAVPPKLQQKYIQTPVTHKECYLHVALETPENLKKSVIIFCNRTKTATLLEYMLRLLGHRVTALHSGLKQSDRVNNLARFRAQAARILVATDVAARGLDIPEVALVINYDVPRDPDDYIHRVGRTARAGRVGTSITLIGQRDVELILAIEKRVGKKMEEYEEEGVSIEGRVVRDALKPVTEKKREAMLQIEEGRDVLGKRKTGMQKRRAN; from the coding sequence ATGGCGCATGACGACTCAGAATTCAGCTCTTCCGACGAGGAGATCTTAGAGCATCAAGTGGGTTcgaggaagagaagaaagcTTTCACCAAGTGCTGAGGACTCTGATCAATCCTCTGAAGGCGCCCAGACGGCGGCCCCAGCCCCAGTGCAGCCAGTGTCAACAATCTCGAGGATCAAGACGAAGAGCCGATCTAGCCAAAATGAGACCCAGACTTCTGCGTCGTTACGTCCTTCAGGACCACCTACAAAGGAAAAGCTGAGCTTCGCTTCTATCGATGTAGCTCCCTGGTTGGTTGCTTCTCTGTCGTCCATGGAAATCAAACGGCCCACCGGAATTCAAGCGGCTTGCATTCCGGAAATTCTCAAAGGCAGAGACTGCATTGGAGGGAGTCGTACTGGTACAGGTAAAACTGTAGCCTTCTCGGTGCCCATCATGCAGAAGTGGGCAGAGGATCCTGTAGGCATCTTTGGGCTCATCATCACCCCAACGAGAGAACTGGCCATCCAGATCTTCGAGCAGGTCAAGGCGATATCAGCACCTCAGTCGATGAAACCTATTCTTATTACCGGTGGAGCGGATCAACGTGAGCAGGCGATCAACTTGGCCTCCCGACCGCATATAGTGGTTGCAACACCCGGACGCCTGGCAGAACACATCAAAACCTCTGGAGAGGACACCATTTGCGGTCTGCGGCGCGTCAAGTTCGTCGTCTTCGACGAAGCCGATCGACTGCTTACACCAGGGAAGGGCAGTATGCTTCCAGATCTCGAAACCTGCCTCTCGGTCGTCCCGCCACCGACACAGCGCCAGACGCTCCTTTTCACCGCTACAGTAACACCAGAGGTTCTTGCGCTGAAAGAGCAACCACGCCCCGGCCGCCCACCGATCTTCGTGTGTGAAGTCGATACCGAGGAACTTGCTGTCCCACCCAAGCTGCAGCAGAAGTATATCCAGACGCCCGTCACACACAAGGAATGCTACCTGCACGTTGCTCTCGAGACACCCGAGAATCTCAAGAAATCTGTCATCATCTTCTGCAACCGCACGAAGACGGCCACTCTACTCGAATACATGCTTCGCCTGCTGGGCCATCGCGTCACAGCTCTTCACTCTGGCCTCAAGCAATCCGATCGCGTCAACAACCTCGCTCGCTTCCGTGCACAAGCTGCACGCATCCTCGTTGCAACTGATGTTGCGGCTCGAGGTCTTGATATTCCAGAAGTAGCGCTGGTCATTAACTACGATGTACCTCGCGATCCGGATGACTACATTCACCGTGTTGGTCGTACAGCTCGTGCAGGACGCGTAGGAACCAGCATCACACTGATCGGGCAACGAGACGTCGAGCTGATTCTCGCCATCGAGAAGCGTGTAGGCAAGAAGATGGAGGAATACGAAGAGGAGGGCGTCAGCATCGAGGGCAGGGTTGTACGCGACGCGTTGAAGCCAGTTACGGAGAAGAAGCGTGAGGCGATGTTGCAGATCGAGGAGGGGCGAGACGTGTTGGGCAAGAGAAAGACTGGCATGCAAAAGCGTAGAGCTAACTAG
- a CDS encoding Glycylpeptide N-tetradecanoyltransferase, with protein MSTDKITFLTNWHATPYHAPLYLAQAKGYFKDEGIKVALLEPNDPSDVTEIIGSGKVDMGFKAMIHTLAASARGFPVSSVGSLLNEPFTGVVYLTSSGITSDFTTLRGKKIGYVGEFGKIQLDELTAHYGMEPSDYEAVRVGMNVTKSIVNGDIDAGIGLENVQMVELEEWLVSQNRSREEVKMLRIDELAQLGCCCFCSILYIGNDAFIRANPEKVRAFLRACKRATDFVLAQPEQAWKEFIDFKSALDSPTNRKIFERSFAYFSPDLQNVQRDWEKVTRYGKRLGVLEESFAPNYTNEYLEWVLEDDSADPAGDQKRMVVLQQGVKEQGGFKRLESIAAKTVVGAAAPAEA; from the exons ATGTCGACTGACAAGATTACCTTTTTGACCAACTG GCACGCTACCCCGTACCACGCCCCCTTGTACCTCGCTCAGGCGAAAGGCTACTTCAAAGATGAGGGCATCAAAGTCGCACTCCTCGAGCCTAACGACCCTAGC GATGTTACTGAGATCATCGGCTCCGGCAAAGTCGACATGGGCTTCAAGGCCATGATCCATACGCTCGCTGCCTCCGCACGTGGCTTCCCTGTCTCCTCCGTTGGCTCGCTACTCAACGAGCCCTTCACAGGCGTCGTCTACCTGACGTCCTCGGGCATTACATCGGACTTCACGACGCTGCGAGGCAAGAAAATCGGCTACGTAGGCGAGTTCGGCAAGATCCAGCTCGACGAGCTGACCGCGCACTACGGCATGGAGCCGTCCGACTACGAGGCCGTCCGCGTCGGCATGAACGTGACCAAGAGCATCGTCAACGGCGACATCGACGCAGGCATCGGCCTCGAGAACGTGCAGATGGTGGAGCTGGAGGAGTGGCTCGTAAGCCAGAACCGCAGCCGCGAAGAGGTCAAAATGCTGCGCATCGATGAGCTGGCCCAGctcggctgctgctgcttctgctcGATCCTGTACATTGGCAACGACGCCTTCATCCGCGCGAACCCGGAGAAGGTGCGCGCGTTTCTGCGCGCCTGCAAGCGCGCCACCGACTTTGTCCTCGCGCAGCCAGAGCAGGCGTGGAAGGAGTTTATCGACTTCAAGAGCGCGCTGGATTCGCCCACGAACCGCAAGATCTTCGAGCGCAGCTTCGCTTACTTTAGCCCAGACTTGCAGAACGTGCAGCGCGACTGGGAGAAGGTGACGCGCTATGGCAAGCGGCTGGGTGTGCTGGAGGAGAGCTTTGCGCCAAACTACACCAACGAGTATCTCGAGTGGGTGCTCGAAGACGACAGTGCGGATCCTGCAGGCGATCAGAAGAGGATGGTGGTGCTGCAGCAGGGCGTCAAGGAGCAGGGTGGCTTCAAGCGTTTGGAATCGATCGCAGCGAAGACAGTCGTCGGTGCTGCTGCGCCTGCGGAGGCTTAG